A single region of the Streptomyces sp. AM 4-1-1 genome encodes:
- a CDS encoding alpha/beta fold hydrolase — protein MDGHASDDELWLRRYHPAPGAGVQLVCFPHAGGSASAFFAMAQALASCADVLAVQYPGRQDRRSEACVDSIPRMVDRIVPVLARRTDDRPLALFGHSMGATVAFEVARRMEGSGGRAPLVLFVSGRRPPESVRAESVHLRDDRGILAELDLLGGSLSAALTDPEIRAMVMPSIRSDYRAAETYTYTPGPPLTCPVVALTGDADPRAAVEEVAGWRAYTEGRFTLRVFEGGHFFLNDRPTAVQDAVRDHLGALRVPGPDTR, from the coding sequence ATGGACGGTCACGCCTCCGATGACGAACTCTGGCTGCGGCGCTACCACCCGGCGCCCGGGGCGGGGGTCCAGTTGGTCTGCTTCCCGCACGCCGGCGGGTCGGCCAGTGCCTTCTTCGCGATGGCACAGGCCCTGGCGTCCTGCGCGGACGTCCTCGCGGTGCAGTATCCGGGGAGGCAGGACCGGCGGTCCGAGGCGTGTGTCGACAGCATTCCCCGGATGGTGGACCGGATCGTCCCGGTGCTGGCCCGGCGGACGGACGACCGGCCGCTGGCCCTGTTCGGGCACAGCATGGGCGCGACCGTCGCCTTCGAGGTGGCCCGGCGGATGGAGGGGTCCGGCGGCCGGGCGCCGCTGGTGCTCTTCGTCTCGGGCCGACGACCGCCCGAGTCGGTGCGCGCCGAGTCGGTCCACCTCCGCGACGACCGGGGCATCCTGGCCGAACTCGACCTGCTGGGCGGGTCGCTCTCCGCGGCGCTGACGGACCCGGAGATCCGCGCGATGGTCATGCCGTCGATCCGCAGCGACTACCGGGCGGCGGAGACCTACACGTACACCCCCGGGCCGCCGCTGACCTGCCCGGTCGTCGCGCTGACGGGGGACGCCGACCCGAGGGCCGCGGTCGAGGAGGTCGCGGGGTGGCGCGCGTACACCGAGGGCCGCTTCACCCTGCGGGTCTTCGAGGGCGGTCACTTCTTCCTCAACGACCGTCCCACGGCGGTGCAGGACGCCGTCCGCGATCATCTGGGCGCCCTGCGGGTGCCGGGACCGGATACCCGCTGA
- the hemA gene encoding 5-aminolevulinate synthase produces the protein MTHYLDFFSQHMKEFESTGGKREFLEIGRRAGHFPAALNSRDGVDSEISVWCSNDYLGMGQHPSVLAAARDALDSFGAGAGGSRNIGGTNQYHVLLEKELADLHGKEEALVFTSGYTANDGSLSVLAGRVPGCVVFSDELNHASIIDGLRHSGAEKHIFRHNDTAHLAELMAAADPERPKMIVAESVHSMAGDVAPLAEIAGIAERYDAMTFLDEVHAVGMYGPQGAGIAASLGLADRFTVIMGTLAKGFGTTGGYIAGPSALIGAVRAVSRSFIFTTALPPAVVAGGLAAVRHLRTSDTERDRLGGNARLMHRLLTERGIPFLSDMSHIVSVFVGEESLCKEISAILLERHGIYVQAINAPSVRVGEEILRVAPGAVHSPDDVREFVGALDGIWDELEVPRSARTRAARTGTAQH, from the coding sequence ATGACCCATTATCTGGACTTCTTTTCGCAGCACATGAAGGAATTCGAGTCGACGGGCGGTAAGCGGGAGTTCCTGGAGATCGGCCGACGCGCCGGGCACTTTCCCGCGGCCCTCAACAGCAGGGACGGGGTCGACTCCGAGATCAGCGTCTGGTGCAGCAACGACTATCTGGGCATGGGGCAGCATCCGTCGGTGCTGGCCGCGGCCCGGGACGCCCTCGACTCGTTCGGGGCGGGGGCCGGCGGGTCCCGGAACATCGGCGGAACGAATCAGTACCACGTGCTGCTGGAGAAGGAACTGGCCGATCTGCACGGCAAGGAGGAGGCGCTGGTCTTCACGTCCGGGTACACGGCGAACGACGGCTCCCTGTCGGTCCTGGCCGGGCGGGTGCCGGGCTGCGTGGTCTTCTCCGACGAGTTGAACCACGCGTCGATCATCGACGGGCTCCGGCACAGTGGCGCCGAGAAACACATCTTCCGTCACAACGACACCGCGCATCTCGCCGAACTGATGGCGGCGGCCGATCCGGAGCGTCCGAAGATGATCGTCGCGGAATCCGTCCACTCGATGGCGGGCGATGTCGCCCCGTTGGCGGAGATCGCCGGCATCGCGGAGCGGTACGACGCGATGACGTTTCTCGACGAGGTGCACGCGGTCGGGATGTACGGACCGCAGGGTGCCGGGATCGCCGCGAGTCTGGGACTGGCCGACAGGTTCACGGTCATCATGGGAACCCTGGCCAAGGGGTTCGGCACCACCGGCGGGTACATCGCGGGGCCCTCCGCGCTCATCGGCGCGGTGCGGGCGGTCTCCCGCTCCTTCATCTTCACGACGGCCCTCCCGCCCGCGGTGGTGGCGGGCGGTCTCGCCGCCGTGCGTCATCTGAGGACGTCGGACACCGAACGCGACCGGCTCGGCGGGAACGCGCGCCTGATGCACCGGCTGCTCACGGAGCGCGGGATTCCGTTCCTCTCGGACATGTCCCACATCGTGTCCGTCTTCGTGGGCGAGGAGAGCCTGTGCAAGGAGATCTCCGCCATCCTGCTGGAGCGGCACGGCATCTACGTCCAGGCCATCAACGCGCCGAGTGTCCGGGTCGGTGAGGAGATCCTGCGGGTGGCCCCCGGCGCCGTGCACAGCCCCGACGACGTACGCGAATTCGTCGGGGCGCTGGACGGGATCTGGGATGAGCTGGAGGTCCCCCGGTCGGCGCGTACGCGGGCCGCGCGGACGGGGACGGCCCAGCACTGA
- a CDS encoding AMP-binding protein, whose protein sequence is MSASETYVNKILEVLSSEPEKTVLTWRGGTVTAAGFDASVRTAAHVLHRHGSGAENAPADSGDTAGTGTVVAILTVTNSPATLILRYAANLAGATVVHLHTTNAVDPDDRIATEAELQILKETGATVLAVDADHLALARELRALLDTPLTLAALGDLGPGVLDLTDGDPKAFDPAAVEIDPTRTAVVTYTSGTTGKPKGIAVDFRTRNGFIAAGLRMGWRAVYLATLPMSHSSGQTTDDSLASGGAAVLHDGFDAGEVLRAVAEHRVTRLLVSPPQLYLLMDHPDLTATDLSSLQMLCYTGCPASPRRLAAAAGIFGDALIQVYGTGEAGAISMLTPAEHKEPELLDTAGRPLLGEVRIRDPHDGRDLATGETGEICVRSPFAMKGYVGDPGLTARTLRDGWLHTGDLGSTDERGYIHIRGRVADVLKTNGIKIHPVTVENALLAHPDVVQAAAFGVRDRDRTEYLHAAVVLRDGAGTTADALRDHVAAELTPKHVPRGITVHPQLPLTGAGKPDRTRLAANAGG, encoded by the coding sequence ATGTCCGCGAGCGAAACCTATGTCAACAAAATCCTCGAAGTGCTTTCCTCCGAGCCGGAGAAGACGGTCCTGACCTGGCGGGGCGGGACCGTCACGGCGGCCGGGTTCGACGCGTCGGTGCGCACCGCCGCCCATGTCCTGCACCGGCACGGGAGCGGCGCGGAGAACGCGCCCGCCGACAGTGGCGACACGGCGGGGACCGGCACGGTCGTCGCCATCCTCACCGTCACCAACTCACCGGCGACACTGATCCTGCGGTACGCGGCGAACCTGGCCGGTGCCACGGTGGTCCATCTCCACACCACCAACGCCGTCGACCCCGACGACCGGATCGCCACGGAAGCCGAACTCCAGATCCTCAAGGAGACCGGCGCCACCGTACTGGCCGTCGACGCGGACCATCTGGCGCTCGCCCGCGAACTGCGCGCCCTCCTGGACACACCGCTCACGCTGGCCGCGCTCGGCGACCTCGGCCCCGGCGTCCTCGACCTGACCGACGGCGACCCTAAGGCGTTCGACCCGGCCGCGGTCGAGATCGACCCCACCAGGACCGCCGTGGTGACCTACACCAGCGGCACCACCGGGAAGCCGAAGGGGATCGCGGTCGACTTCCGGACCCGGAACGGCTTCATCGCGGCCGGACTCCGGATGGGCTGGCGCGCGGTGTATCTGGCCACGCTCCCGATGAGCCATTCCAGCGGCCAGACGACCGACGACTCACTCGCCTCCGGGGGAGCGGCGGTGCTGCACGACGGGTTCGACGCGGGCGAGGTGCTGCGCGCCGTCGCGGAGCACCGCGTCACCCGGCTGCTCGTCTCGCCCCCGCAGTTGTATCTGCTCATGGACCACCCGGACCTCACGGCCACCGACCTGTCCAGCCTCCAGATGCTCTGCTACACGGGCTGCCCCGCGTCACCGCGACGGCTGGCCGCCGCGGCCGGGATCTTCGGCGACGCCCTCATCCAGGTCTACGGAACCGGGGAGGCGGGCGCCATCAGCATGCTGACCCCCGCCGAACACAAGGAGCCGGAGCTGCTGGACACGGCCGGCCGGCCCCTCCTCGGAGAGGTCCGCATCCGCGACCCGCACGACGGCCGCGATCTGGCCACCGGCGAGACCGGTGAGATCTGTGTGCGCTCCCCGTTCGCGATGAAGGGCTATGTCGGCGACCCCGGTCTCACCGCCCGCACCCTCCGGGACGGCTGGCTGCACACCGGGGACCTCGGCAGCACCGACGAGCGCGGCTACATCCACATCCGGGGCCGGGTCGCCGACGTACTGAAGACCAACGGCATCAAGATCCACCCGGTGACGGTCGAGAACGCCCTGCTGGCCCACCCGGACGTCGTCCAGGCAGCGGCGTTCGGCGTACGCGACCGGGACAGGACCGAGTACCTGCACGCCGCCGTGGTGCTCCGCGACGGCGCCGGGACCACCGCCGACGCGCTGCGCGACCACGTCGCCGCCGAGCTGACCCCGAAACACGTCCCGCGGGGGATCACCGTCCACCCGCAGCTCCCCCTCACCGGCGCCGGGAAACCGGACAGGACGAGGCTGGCGGCGAACGCGGGCGGCTGA
- a CDS encoding class I SAM-dependent methyltransferase — protein sequence MADQLNITPHLLDYVREFSLREDDILRELRAETGELPGGQAMQVPAEEGQLLALLVGVTRASTVLEIGTFTGYSTLCMARALPPRGRLVTCDISARWPEIGAGHWKRAGVADRIELRIGEAVETLAELIAAGGQESYDLIFIDADKANYPRYYELSLSLIRPGGLIVVDNTLFFGRVVDPTASDADTAGVRELNALLRDDDRVEISMLPMADGITLARRRSR from the coding sequence ATGGCAGACCAGTTGAACATCACTCCGCATCTCCTGGACTACGTCAGGGAATTCTCACTGCGTGAGGACGACATTCTGCGCGAGCTGCGTGCGGAGACCGGCGAGCTGCCCGGCGGGCAGGCCATGCAGGTGCCCGCCGAGGAAGGGCAGCTGCTGGCGCTGCTCGTGGGCGTCACGCGGGCGTCGACGGTCCTGGAGATCGGTACCTTCACCGGCTACAGCACGTTGTGCATGGCCCGCGCGCTGCCCCCGCGAGGCCGTCTGGTGACCTGTGACATCAGCGCGCGCTGGCCGGAGATCGGCGCCGGTCACTGGAAGCGGGCGGGGGTCGCCGACCGGATCGAGCTACGGATCGGGGAGGCCGTGGAGACGCTGGCGGAATTGATCGCCGCCGGGGGCCAGGAATCGTACGATCTCATTTTCATCGACGCGGACAAGGCCAATTATCCGCGGTACTACGAACTCTCCCTCTCGCTGATCAGGCCGGGGGGTCTGATCGTGGTGGACAACACGCTCTTCTTCGGCCGGGTCGTGGACCCGACCGCGTCGGACGCGGACACCGCCGGTGTGCGGGAGCTGAACGCGCTGCTGCGTGACGACGACCGGGTGGAGATCAGCATGCTCCCGATGGCCGACGGCATCACGCTCGCGCGCCGGAGGTCCCGCTGA
- a CDS encoding BTAD domain-containing putative transcriptional regulator, which produces MLSDTFSVSLLGPLTAERNGQPVTLGPAKQQCVLAALLMDANRVISMNTLIDRVWEDTPPASGKNVLYSYIARIRRTLSAGTGHTPGGRPGEDTAYRGGPRIRRSLGGYTAEIDPASIDVHRFRSLVSAARQCGDHYERSAPLYRQALDLWDGEALQGIGGPWAESVRETLSRERVAALLDHHAQELRAGHHLAVLGDLEVLATDRPLDEVVLRHLMIALDRAGRRADAAARYERTRRRLEAELGIAPSPLSQMLYGQLLRRSASTVLGPPRSQNSGACEVAASSV; this is translated from the coding sequence GTGCTATCTGACACCTTTTCCGTCAGCCTTCTCGGTCCGCTCACAGCGGAGCGAAATGGCCAACCGGTCACTCTCGGCCCGGCCAAACAGCAGTGCGTACTGGCCGCGCTGCTGATGGACGCGAACCGTGTGATCTCCATGAACACACTGATCGACCGGGTGTGGGAAGACACCCCGCCGGCCTCCGGAAAGAACGTGCTCTACAGCTACATCGCGCGCATCCGCCGTACGCTCTCGGCCGGTACCGGTCACACACCCGGCGGGCGTCCGGGCGAGGACACGGCGTATCGCGGCGGTCCGCGCATCCGCCGCTCCCTCGGCGGCTACACGGCCGAGATCGATCCCGCCTCGATCGACGTCCACCGGTTCCGCTCGCTCGTCTCCGCCGCCCGGCAGTGCGGCGACCACTACGAGCGCTCCGCGCCGCTGTACCGGCAGGCCCTGGACCTGTGGGACGGCGAAGCGCTTCAGGGCATCGGCGGCCCGTGGGCGGAATCCGTCCGGGAGACCCTGTCCAGGGAACGTGTCGCGGCGCTGCTCGACCACCACGCCCAGGAGCTGCGCGCGGGCCACCATCTCGCGGTGCTCGGCGATCTGGAGGTCCTTGCCACCGACCGGCCCTTGGACGAGGTCGTACTGCGGCACCTGATGATCGCGCTGGACAGGGCCGGACGCCGGGCCGACGCCGCCGCGCGGTACGAGCGCACCCGTCGGCGGCTGGAGGCGGAACTGGGCATCGCGCCCAGCCCTCTCTCCCAGATGCTCTACGGTCAGTTGCTGCGGAGGTCCGCCTCCACCGTGCTCGGTCCGCCCCGCTCGCAGAACTCCGGGGCGTGCGAGGTCGCGGCCTCGTCGGTCTGA
- a CDS encoding BTAD domain-containing putative transcriptional regulator, giving the protein MEFLLLGPLVVRTGGAELRVSAPRQRIVLATLLLNANRVVSVDSIARFVWDGDSPPSAAATIRTYVMRLRHVLGAAGAARITTRAPGYLMELQECETDLGRFTEHRRAAGTLADAGDLRGAVARLEQGLALWRHDPLLDVPSKALHDAEVCYLQELRLQTLGWRMDMELALQRHADMLPELWRLVREHPLREAFVGRLMLALFRSGQQQEALELFLRTRAVLVEQLGAEPGAGLREIHRRILSAEDEPPKPPPGTLHLPEPAEQGPADLVVARTEPAQLPPDLPDFTGRTRELYELGRSLRGTEPAAALATTTVITGRGGIGKTTLALRAAHLDRGRFTDGQLYANLAGTRDRPAEPDDVLARFLTGLGVPETAVPRSGSERIALYRSLMADRRTLVLLDDARNAAQVRPLLPGAGDSRVLVTSRDRLADLEGAHAVGLPDCDETEALDILRAFVGRHRTDAEPEAARRVVELCSGLPLAVRIVGARLRGRPRRSLSGVAQRLADPRRTLDEMQVGDLAIRATLDAAYASLPPRSALGTDLRAAFRAFGVVDMSSFELETAAVLLECSQDEAEDVLDTLVDAHLLREEGQHLYRLDHPLRAYARERAELEERPEHRVAILRRLLGWYLSLLEGSGLTLVGHRVQRSRGPSDDHPSLKRPVDRPRTERNLAAALARAETVGPEHIGGGLVADVRTCLATRFTVPGHGEATLA; this is encoded by the coding sequence ATGGAATTCTTGCTTCTCGGGCCCCTGGTGGTCCGCACGGGTGGAGCCGAACTCAGGGTGTCCGCCCCCCGGCAGCGCATCGTCCTCGCGACCCTGCTGCTCAACGCGAACCGAGTGGTCTCGGTCGACAGCATCGCCAGGTTCGTCTGGGACGGCGACTCCCCGCCGAGCGCGGCGGCCACCATCCGTACCTACGTCATGCGGCTCCGCCACGTGCTGGGCGCCGCGGGAGCGGCCAGGATCACCACCCGCGCCCCCGGCTATCTCATGGAACTCCAGGAGTGCGAGACCGACCTGGGCAGGTTCACCGAACACCGCAGGGCCGCCGGAACCCTCGCCGACGCGGGTGATCTGCGCGGCGCCGTGGCACGGCTGGAACAGGGCCTGGCGCTGTGGCGGCACGACCCGTTGCTGGACGTCCCGTCCAAGGCGCTGCACGACGCCGAGGTCTGCTACCTCCAGGAGCTGCGTCTGCAGACCCTGGGCTGGCGCATGGACATGGAACTCGCCCTGCAACGGCACGCCGACATGCTGCCCGAGCTGTGGCGGCTGGTGCGCGAACACCCCCTGCGCGAGGCGTTCGTCGGCCGTCTGATGCTGGCCCTGTTCCGCTCGGGCCAGCAGCAGGAGGCACTGGAACTGTTCCTGCGTACCCGGGCGGTCCTGGTCGAGCAGCTGGGCGCGGAACCGGGCGCCGGCCTGCGTGAGATCCACCGGCGCATCCTGTCCGCCGAGGACGAGCCGCCCAAGCCACCGCCCGGCACCCTCCATCTGCCCGAGCCGGCCGAACAGGGCCCCGCCGACCTCGTCGTCGCCCGTACCGAGCCCGCCCAACTCCCGCCGGACCTGCCCGACTTCACGGGCCGCACCAGGGAGCTGTACGAACTGGGCCGATCGCTGCGCGGGACCGAACCCGCGGCCGCCCTCGCCACGACCACCGTCATCACCGGACGCGGCGGCATCGGCAAGACCACGCTGGCCCTGCGCGCCGCCCACCTGGACAGGGGACGCTTCACCGACGGCCAGCTGTACGCGAACCTCGCCGGCACCCGGGACCGGCCCGCGGAGCCCGACGACGTCCTCGCCCGGTTCCTCACCGGCCTCGGCGTGCCCGAGACGGCCGTTCCCCGGAGCGGGAGCGAACGCATCGCGCTCTACCGGTCGTTGATGGCCGACCGCCGGACCCTGGTGCTGCTCGACGACGCCCGGAACGCCGCGCAGGTCCGTCCCCTGCTGCCGGGAGCCGGTGACAGCAGGGTCCTGGTCACCAGCCGGGACCGGCTCGCCGATCTTGAGGGCGCCCACGCCGTGGGCCTCCCCGACTGCGACGAGACCGAGGCGCTGGACATCCTGCGTGCCTTTGTCGGAAGGCACCGCACCGACGCCGAACCGGAGGCCGCCCGGCGCGTGGTCGAACTCTGCTCAGGGCTGCCGCTGGCCGTGCGGATCGTCGGGGCCCGGCTGCGGGGACGGCCCCGGCGGAGTCTGAGCGGCGTCGCGCAACGGCTGGCGGACCCGCGGCGGACGCTCGACGAGATGCAGGTGGGCGATCTCGCCATCCGCGCCACCCTGGACGCCGCGTACGCCTCGCTGCCGCCGCGTTCCGCGCTCGGCACCGATCTGCGGGCGGCCTTCAGGGCGTTCGGAGTGGTCGACATGTCGAGCTTCGAGCTGGAGACGGCGGCGGTGCTGCTGGAGTGTTCGCAGGACGAGGCGGAGGACGTCCTCGACACCCTGGTCGACGCCCATCTGCTGCGCGAGGAGGGCCAGCACCTCTACCGTCTGGACCACCCGCTGCGCGCCTACGCCCGCGAACGCGCCGAGCTGGAGGAACGGCCCGAGCATCGTGTCGCCATACTGCGCCGGCTGCTCGGCTGGTACCTGAGTCTCCTGGAGGGCAGCGGCCTCACCCTGGTCGGCCATCGTGTGCAGCGGTCCCGGGGCCCGTCCGACGACCACCCGTCGCTGAAGCGGCCCGTGGACCGGCCGCGTACCGAACGGAATCTCGCCGCGGCGCTGGCTCGGGCGGAGACGGTCGGCCCGGAACACATCGGCGGCGGACTGGTGGCCGATGTGCGGACCTGTCTGGCCACCCGCTTCACCGTGCCGGGACATGGCGAGGCGACGTTGGCCTGA
- the ccrA gene encoding crotonyl-CoA carboxylase/reductase encodes MDLLAEAVLDGSSPERLEREAVPDEYTAVHLRAEDVGMFGDADDKDVRKSLRLGSVPMPELAVDEVLIAVMASSINYNTVWSATFEPVPTFAFLKRFGRQGGFAARHDQPYHVVGSDASGVVVRVGAGVRRWRVGDHVVVSAVQVDDQEPATHGDGMMGTEQRAWGFETNFGGLAHYGVARASQLLPKPAHLTWEEAASMMLCAATSYRMLVSERGARIKQGDIVLIWGASGGLGSYAVQLVKNGGGIAVGVVGSREKARRVRELGCDVVIDRADIGMAGKPPATPEETIELGKRLGRIIRAETGEDPHVVFDYVGRATFGVSVFVVRRGGTVVTCGSSTGYQHQFDNRYLWMNLKRVIGSHGANFQEQWECNRLFRLGQLVPTLSAVYPLTEAADAVRHVQTNQHIGKVGVLCLAPRTGLGVTDHQLRERFGEDRLNPMRDLDAPASRAVPEPRR; translated from the coding sequence ATGGACCTCTTGGCCGAAGCGGTGCTCGATGGCAGTTCCCCGGAGCGGTTGGAGCGGGAGGCGGTACCGGACGAGTACACCGCCGTCCATCTGCGGGCCGAGGACGTCGGGATGTTCGGTGACGCCGACGACAAGGACGTACGGAAGTCCCTCCGGCTCGGCTCCGTACCCATGCCCGAACTCGCCGTGGACGAAGTGCTGATCGCGGTGATGGCCAGTTCGATCAACTACAACACCGTCTGGTCCGCGACCTTCGAACCCGTCCCCACGTTCGCCTTTCTCAAGCGCTTCGGCCGGCAGGGCGGATTCGCCGCGCGGCACGACCAGCCGTACCACGTGGTGGGCTCGGACGCCTCAGGAGTCGTCGTGCGGGTCGGTGCCGGGGTGCGGCGCTGGCGGGTCGGCGACCACGTCGTGGTCAGCGCCGTCCAGGTCGACGACCAGGAACCCGCCACGCACGGCGACGGGATGATGGGCACCGAGCAGCGCGCCTGGGGCTTCGAGACCAACTTCGGCGGTCTGGCGCACTACGGCGTGGCCCGTGCCAGCCAGCTGCTGCCCAAACCGGCGCATCTGACCTGGGAGGAGGCCGCCTCCATGATGCTGTGCGCGGCGACCTCGTACCGGATGCTGGTCAGCGAGCGCGGTGCCCGCATCAAGCAGGGGGACATCGTGCTGATCTGGGGCGCGAGCGGCGGCCTCGGCAGCTACGCCGTGCAGTTGGTCAAGAACGGCGGAGGCATCGCCGTCGGAGTGGTCGGCTCGCGGGAGAAGGCCCGGCGGGTGCGCGAGCTGGGCTGCGACGTCGTCATCGACCGGGCCGACATCGGCATGGCCGGGAAACCCCCGGCCACCCCGGAGGAGACGATCGAGCTGGGGAAGCGGCTGGGCAGGATCATCAGGGCGGAGACCGGTGAGGACCCCCACGTGGTCTTCGACTACGTGGGCCGGGCGACCTTCGGCGTCTCCGTGTTCGTCGTCCGCCGGGGCGGAACGGTCGTCACCTGCGGTTCGAGCACCGGGTACCAGCACCAGTTCGACAACCGCTACCTGTGGATGAATCTCAAGCGGGTGATCGGCAGCCATGGGGCGAACTTCCAGGAGCAGTGGGAGTGCAACAGGCTCTTCCGGCTCGGACAGCTCGTCCCCACCCTGTCCGCGGTCTATCCGCTCACCGAGGCCGCCGACGCCGTCCGGCACGTCCAGACCAACCAGCACATCGGCAAGGTCGGGGTGCTCTGCCTGGCGCCGCGCACCGGCCTCGGGGTGACGGACCACCAGCTGCGCGAACGGTTCGGCGAGGACCGTCTGAATCCGATGCGCGACCTCGACGCGCCGGCCTCGCGGGCCGTCCCGGAACCCCGGCGGTAA
- a CDS encoding long-chain fatty acid--CoA ligase: MTLSAAAVLAETALRRPGHPALVSGSRKVTYHELWTAARRYAAVLRERGIGPGDKVALLLPNTPHFPMAYFGVLALGAVVVPVHALLREREIAHVLRDCGARALICAGPLLREGRGAAETTGTPLLTVLTESDGDLPGLDALAERAEPIDRYVPRDPGDIALVLYTSGTTGLPKGAMLTHLNVVMNIDTTVLSPFDFRADDVLLGCLPLFHTFGQICGMSTCFRAGATLVLMPRFDGPGALDLMVDEGCTLFMGVPTMYVALLEAARHDPRRPGLDRAFSGGSALPVSVLEEFQRAFGCPIYEGYGLTETSPVVAYNQKAWPCRPGTVGRPIWGVDVEIASSDVEDRIELLPPGRLGEIVIRGHNVMAGYLNHPEATAEAIVDGWFRSGDLGVKDDEGYLTIVDRKKDMVLRGGYNVYPREVEEVLARHPAIAQVAVIGLPHEVHGEEVCAVVRPRPGTAPHPALAEEIVGWSRARLAAYKYPRQVRFVDAFPLGPSGKILKYELTVRFGGR; this comes from the coding sequence ATGACGCTCTCAGCCGCCGCCGTGCTCGCCGAGACCGCCCTGCGCCGCCCCGGTCATCCCGCCCTCGTCTCCGGCTCACGGAAGGTGACCTACCACGAGCTGTGGACGGCCGCCCGGCGGTACGCCGCCGTGCTGCGCGAACGCGGGATCGGCCCCGGCGACAAGGTCGCGCTGCTGCTGCCCAACACCCCGCACTTCCCGATGGCGTACTTCGGCGTCCTCGCCCTCGGAGCGGTCGTGGTGCCGGTGCACGCGCTGCTCCGGGAGCGGGAGATCGCCCACGTGCTGCGCGACTGCGGAGCCAGGGCCCTGATCTGCGCCGGACCGCTGCTGCGCGAGGGCCGGGGGGCCGCGGAGACCACCGGGACGCCCCTGCTCACCGTACTGACGGAGTCCGACGGGGACCTACCCGGACTCGACGCGCTCGCCGAGCGCGCAGAGCCGATCGACCGGTACGTGCCGCGTGACCCCGGCGACATCGCGCTCGTGCTCTACACCTCGGGCACCACCGGCCTGCCCAAGGGCGCGATGCTCACCCACCTCAACGTGGTGATGAACATCGACACGACGGTGCTGTCACCGTTCGACTTCCGGGCCGACGACGTGCTGCTCGGCTGTCTGCCGCTGTTCCACACCTTCGGCCAGATCTGCGGGATGAGCACCTGCTTCCGGGCCGGCGCGACCCTGGTGCTGATGCCGCGCTTCGACGGGCCCGGGGCACTGGACCTCATGGTGGACGAGGGCTGCACGCTCTTCATGGGGGTCCCCACGATGTACGTGGCGCTGCTCGAAGCGGCCCGGCACGACCCGCGACGGCCGGGGCTCGACCGTGCCTTCTCCGGCGGCTCGGCGCTGCCGGTGAGTGTCCTGGAGGAGTTCCAGCGGGCGTTCGGCTGCCCGATCTACGAGGGGTACGGCCTCACCGAGACGTCCCCCGTGGTCGCGTACAACCAGAAGGCGTGGCCGTGCAGACCGGGCACCGTGGGCCGTCCGATCTGGGGGGTCGACGTCGAGATCGCCAGCTCGGACGTCGAGGACCGGATCGAACTGCTGCCGCCCGGCCGGCTGGGCGAGATCGTGATCCGCGGACACAACGTGATGGCCGGATACCTGAACCACCCCGAGGCGACCGCCGAGGCCATCGTGGACGGCTGGTTCCGCTCCGGTGACCTGGGCGTCAAGGACGACGAGGGCTATCTGACGATCGTCGACCGGAAGAAGGACATGGTGCTGCGGGGCGGCTACAACGTGTACCCCCGCGAGGTGGAGGAGGTACTGGCCCGGCATCCGGCGATCGCCCAGGTCGCCGTCATCGGTCTGCCGCACGAGGTGCACGGCGAGGAGGTCTGCGCGGTCGTGCGGCCACGGCCGGGCACGGCCCCGCACCCGGCGCTCGCCGAGGAGATCGTCGGCTGGAGCAGGGCGCGGCTGGCGGCGTACAAGTACCCGCGCCAGGTGAGGTTCGTCGACGCCTTCCCGCTCGGTCCCAGCGGCAAGATCCTCAAGTACGAGCTGACCGTCAGGTTCGGCGGCCGGTGA